CAGCTCGTCCGGCCCTTTGAGGCGCCGTGCCTGCGACGCCGCGGACATGCCCGCGGCGTCTCCGCCGATGACGACCAGTCGTTCCCGGGTACCCCTCGCACGGCTCATGCTCATGCGAACACGCTACGGGGACCGATCATTTCAGTCCTGCCCGCCTTCCCCCTCAGGTCGTACCGGACGGGCTTCCGGGAGTGGTCCCACCCCGGTGGCCGCCGGAACGGCCGCCGCCCGACGCGGCCGTACGAGACGCAGCCACACGAAGAGCGCCAGCGCCGCCACGGCCGCGAACGGCAGCACCGCGCCGAGCGACAGGGCGATCCAGCGCAGCATCGTCACGAAGACGTGCCAGCCGCCCGCCACGGCGTCCACGAAGCCCGGGCTGTCGTCCTTCGCGGCCGGCTTCGCGACCGGGGTCTGCGACAGGGACAGCGTGATGGTGGCCAGGCTGGTGCGGTCCTTCAGGGAGGACTGCTGGGCGAGCAGTGCCTCCAGGTCGGACTCGCGGGTGCTCAACTCGCCCTCCAGCTCCACCACATCGCTCAACTTGGTGGCGCGGTCCATCAGTTCACGCACGCGTGCCACGCTGGCCCGCTGCGAGGCGATGCGGCTGTCCACGTCCACGACCTGGTCGGTGACGTCCTGCGCCTTCGCGGTGCGCGACAGGAGCTTGCCCGCGCCCTCCAGGTCGGCGAGGACCTCGTCGTACTTGTCGCTGGGCACGCGCAGGACGACCCGCGTGCGCTCGTGGCCCTGCCCGTCCCGGGTGGTCGACTCGTTGCCGACGAACCCGCCCGCGTTCTCGGTGGTGGTACGGGCCTCGTCGAGGGCCTTCGGTACGTCCTTGACCCGCACGGACAGCGAGGCCGTACGGATGATGCTGCTCGCGGTGAGCTTGGGGAGGGCCTTGGTGTTCCTGGCGTTGCCGCTGCCGGACGCGCCCTCCTGCTGGGCGGCGTCCGGGGCGACGGCCTTGGCGCCCGCGCCGGAGTCGCTGGCGCTTTTCTCGCTCGCGCCGCCGCTGCACCCGGCGAGCGCGAGCGCCGAGGCCAACAGGAGGCCGGCGAGGGCCTGGACGGGTCGTACGGAGAGTCGTGCGCGCATGGTGTGGGTACCCCCGAGGTTCGTCGTGACGACTGACGCACCTTCGACGCCGGGACCGGGCGGGACGTTGGCGGGAAACGGTCCCGATGCGGTCACGGTCGGGACTCGCACCGGACACCGCGTCGGACACCGGGCCGCAGTCGGACTGTCAGTGGGGTCTGAGAGGCTGGGTGCATGCGCGAAGTGGAGACTCGTACGGGCACAGGGCATGTCGTCGTCATCGGCGCCGGGATCGGCGGGCTGGCCGCCGCACACCGGCTGCTGGACAGAGGCGTGCGCGTGACCGTCGTCGAGGCGTCGGACCGGGTCGGTGGCAAGCTGCTGCCCGGTGAGATCGCGGGCGCCCGCGTGGACCTCGGCGCCGAGTCGATGCTGGCCCGCCGCCCCGAGGCCGTCGCCCTGGCCCGCGAGGTCGGCCTCACCGACCGCCTCCAGGCGCCCGCCACGGCCACCGCGTCGATCTGGACCCGGGGCGCCCTGCGCCCCATGCCCAAGGGCCACGTGATGGGCGTCCCCGGCACCGCGTCCGCCCTCTCCGGAGTCCTCTCGGACGAGGGCCTGCACCGCATCGAGCGCGACGCCGACCTGCCCCGCACGGAGGTCGGCGACGACGTGGCGGTAGGGGAGTACGTGGCGGCACGCCTCGGCCGCGAGGTCGTCGACCGCCTCGTGGAGCCCCTCCTGGGCGGGGTCTACGCGGGCGACGCGTACCGCATCTCGATGCGCTCCGCAGTCCCGCAGCTGTACCAGGCGGCGAAGACCCACGACTCCCTCACCGAGGCCGTCCGGGGCATCCAGGAGCGCGCCGCCGCCGCCCAGCAGACCGGCCCGGTCTTCATGGGCATCCAGGGCGGAGTGGGCCAACTCCCGCTCGCCGTCGCGGAGTCGGCCCGCGCGCGGGGCGCCGAGATCCTCACCGGGACACCGGTCACGGAGCTGCGCCGCAGCGGCACGTCGGGCTGGCGAGTCGTCGCCGGAGACCGCGTGCTCGAAGCCGACGGCGTGATCGTCGCCGTCCCCGCCCCGGTCGCCGCCGAGCTGCTACGGCCCGAAGCGCCGGGCGCCGCGGCCGAGTTGAGCGCCGTCGAGTACGCCTCGATGGCCCTGATCACCTTCGCCTACCGCCGCGCGGACACCGAACTCCCCGAAGGCAGTGGCTTCTTGGTGCCGCCGGTCGACGGCCGCACCATCAAGGCATCCACCTTCGCCTCCCAGAAATGGGGCTGGATCGCCGACGAGAACCCGGACGTGCTGGTCCTGCGCACCTCGGTGGGCCGCTACGGCGAGACGACGATCCTGGAGCGCGACGACACCGGCCTGGTCGACGTCTCCCGGCACGACCTGCGCGAGGCCACCGGCCTGGACGCCGAGCCCCTCGCCACCCGCGTCACCCGCTGGACCGACGGCCTGCCCCAGTACCCGGTGGGCCACCACGCGCGCGTGACCCGCATCCGCGAACACGTGGGCAAGCTGCCCGGACTGGCCGTCTGCGGTGCCGCGTACGACGGGGTCGGCATCCCGGCCACCATCGCGAGCGCGTACGCGGCCGTCGAGCGGCTGACCGGTGACCCGGTGCCGAGCGCCTCCGGCGGAGCGGGAGAATAGCCCCATGAGTGACGACGCCCCCACCACCGAGCCCGGCCGCATCCCGAACAAGGGCAAGCTGGCCAAGGACCTCAACGAGGTCATCCGCTACACCCTGTGGTCCGTCTTCAAGCTGAAGGACGTGCTGCCCGAGGATCGCGCCGGATACGCCGACGAGGTCCAGGAGCTGTTCGACCAGCTCGCCGCGAAGGACGTGACCGTCCGCGGCACGTACGACGTCTCGGGCCTGCGTGCCGACGCCGACCTCATGATCTGGTGGCACGCCGAGACCGCCGACCAGCTCCAGGAGGCGTACAACCTCTTCCGCCGCACGAAGCTCGGCCGCGCCCTGGACCCGGTCTGGTCGAACATGGCGCTGCACCGCCCCGCCGAGTTCAACCGCTCGCACATCCCGGCCTTCCTGGCCGACGAGACCCCGCGCAACTACATCAGCGTGTACCCGTTCGTGCGCTCCTACGACTGGTACCTGCTCCCCGACGAGGACCGCCGCCGCATGCTCGCGGACCACGGCAAGATGGCCCGCGGCTACCCGGACGTCCGCGCCAACACGGTCGCGTCCTTCTCCCTCGGCGACTACGAATGGCTCCTGGCCTTCGAGGCCGACGAGCTCTACCGCATCGTCGACCTCATGCGCCACCTGCGCGCGTCCGAGGCCCGCATGCACGTCCGCGAGGAGGTCCCCTTCTACACGGGCCGCCGCAAGGACATCGGTGAGCTGGTAGCGGGCTTGGCGTAGTTCTTTTGTCTTTAGGGGCGCGGGGAACTGCGCGACCAGCCCCCACCGGGCGGCAGTCTAAGAACTACCCGGTCGCGCAGCCTTCGGCTCAGCGTGCGGAGCACACGCAGCCCGCCGCTCGGGCAACCGCCCTTCCAACAGGTAAGCGTCCAGATACCCGTTGACGCACTTGTTGGACCCCCCGGCGATCCCATGAGTCCCCGCATCCCGCTCAGTCACCAACACCGAGTCGGACAAGCGCTGTTGCAACTCAAGGGCGCCGGAATAGGGCGTAGCCGCATCCCGCTCAGCAGCCATGATCAGCACCGGCGGCAACTCACCCGGACCCGTGCGCACATCCAGGGGCTGCTGACGCGGCTCGGGCCAATACGCACAGGGCAGATTCATCCACACGTTGTCCCACGTCTCGAACGGCGCCACCCGCGCGAGCCGGGTGTTGTCCCGGTCCCAGGTCTGCCAATCGGTAGGCCAGGCCGCGTCGTTGCACTCGACAGCCGTGTACACCGCGTTCCCGTTCTCCGCCTCGACAGCCGCCCCCGGCGTAGGCCCGGCCTGCTGGATCAACGGCTTGGGGTCGCCCTTCAGATACGCCGACAAGGCAGCCGCACTGTGCGGCCAGTAGTCGTCGTAGTACCCGGCGGACAGGATCGCGCCCTGCAACTGCGCAGGACCCACCTTCCCGCCCGCGGGCTTCTCCGCGAGCCGCGCCTCCGCCTTGCGGTAGTTGCCGAGCACCTTGTCCGCCGTGTCGCCGAGGCCGTAGACGTCGTCGTGCCTGGCGATCCACTCGCGGAAGTCCGTCCAGCGGCCCTCGAACGCGGCCGACTGGTCGAGGTTGTTGCGGTACCAGATCTGCTCGGGGTCCGGGTTCACCGCAGAGTCGAACACCATCCGCCGTACGTGCGTGGGGAACAGCGTCGCGTACAGCGCCCCGAAGTAGGTCCCGTAGGACGCGCCCATGAACGTCAGCCTGTCCTCGCCGAGTGCGGCGCGCAGGACGTCCAGGTCGCGGGCGTTGTTCAGGGAGGTGTAGAAGCGGAGCTTGCTGCCGGAGCGCTTGGCGCAGCCGCGCGCATAGGACTTGGCCTCCGCGATGCGTTCCTTCTTGTACGACTCCGAGGGGTACGTCGGCGACTGCGAAGGTGCCTTGAAGAAGTGCTTGGGGTCCTCGCAGGACAGGGGTGCCGACTTGTCGACCCCGCGCGGGGCGTAGCCGACGAGGTCGTAGGCCGACGCGATGCGCTTCCACTCGGGGAGCATGCCGATCAGCGGGAAGTAGAGGCCGGAGGCGCCCGGGCCGCCGGGGTTGTAGACCAGGGAGCCCTGGCCGGGCACTCTGCGCTTGCTGTTGTGCGGGTCCTTGTGGGTGGCCCGGGCGCGGCTGACGGTCAGCTTGATCTGCTTGCCGTCGGGGTGCGCGTAGTCGAGCGGGACGGAGACCGTGCCGCACTCCATGGTGCCGGGCAGGTCCTGGGCGTCGGGGCACTTCCCGAAGGTGATGCCCGCCGCCCGGGCGTGCGCGGCGGCCAGCGCGGTGCCGGTCGACTCCGCGGCGCCGGGGGCGCCGGTGGCCGGGGCGGCGGCGAGGGTGGTGAGGAGCAAGGACCCGGCGGCCGAGTACAGGGCGGCGGCTCGCATGGTGGGGTATCCCTTCGGAGCACGGCAGCAACAGAAGGGATGTTTCGTTCGGCCGTTGGCGAAGGCAAGCACCATCGGGCGGTGTCGGCCCCAATGACCCCTGTGCGCCCCCGGGGAGCGCCTTCACGCTGTGGTCAGCGGCGCCACTCATACTGCTCGCGGTGCGCGAAGGCCGCCCGCAGATCCGGCTCGCCGACCGCGCGGATGCCGCGTACGGCGACGGACGTCAGATACGTACGGTCGTCCCCGCTGCCCGCGTGCCGGGCCAGCGTGCCGAGCAGCCGCTGACCGGCCGGGGAGGCCCAGCGCGAGTACGGGTGCACCTCGACCCGCGCGATGGCCAGACAGCTCAGCGTGAGGGCCAGCGGCAGCGCGAACCAGAGCGCGACCAGCCCCCGCGGCATCTCGGCCCCCGGCGTCAGCAGCGCGGTCGCGCCCAGCACGAGCACGACGAGCGCGGCGCCCCGCACCTGCCGTACCCCGGACGCGACGGTCGTACTGCTGCCGTCCGGTACGGCCAGGCCCGCGTCGACGAGCCGGTCCGCGACGTCGCGGACCGCGTCCGTGGCCGCCGCGGTGGCCCGCACCGGGCCGATCCTGGACTGCCCCTCGGGCCCGATCGCGCCTATCACCGACCGCTCGATGGCGTCCCGGCCGCGCGGGTCGACGACGGTCGCCCAGCCGGTGTGCGCGAGCAGCAGCCGGTGCTGCCGCGCCATGGAGACCAGCGTCAGATCGGCGACCCGCGCGGGACCGCCGGAGAGGAACGCCGCCTCGTAGAGCGTCAGATCGTGTCCCGTGCCCGCGTCGTCCGTGTCGACGGCCGCCGCTCTGACGGCGGCCAGGCACAGCCGCGTGCACGCCGTGCCGGCGACGGCCCAGGCCAGGAGCAGGAGAAGGACCCAGAACATGCCAAGTTTCTATGCCAAAGGCCCAGCGGGACGCCATGCCTTGTTCACAATCCGGACGGAGCGTTGTCGGTATGTGACGTTCCGAATGTCCGGAAACGGACTACGGGCGAAACGGTTCTACGGCTGCGCCGACGGCGGTGGGGCGGAGGCAGCCGGCGGGAGCGTGTAGGTCGGGGAGACCGACGGGGCCAGCGGGACCACCTGACCGGGGTCGGCCGCGGCGGAGACGCTGGGCACCGGCGAGCTCGACGCCGCCATGTCCCGGGCCAGCGCGCCGAAGTCGACGTACCCGGTGGCCTCCAGGACCTTGATGTGGTCCAGGACGGTCGTGTTGGCGTCGTCGGCGAGGGCGCGGACCAGGGAGTTCTGGGTGGTCGCGCGGACCTGCGCGACCACCGTGAACACCTTGCCGTGCGCGAGGCGCAGGATGTTGGCGAACTTGCGGTCGAAGTCCACGCCCTGCGCCGCGTTCAGCGTGGCGAGCCACTGCTGTTGCTGCGCGTTGGGCTGGTTGGGCAGCGGCACCCCGAGCCGGGCGGCGACGTCCCGCACCCGCTCGTCCAGGAACGTGTGGCCGTCGATGAGGTGCTGCCCCGCCGTCCGCACGGCCGCGGTCGTGCCCTTCTCCTCCGCCTGCTGCCCGGCCGGCAGCTCCCACAGCCCGGCCAGCCGGACCCTGGTGACGAAGTCCCGGTCCAGGGCGGACAACGGTCCGTACTGCGTCGTCACGGTCTGGTCGCTGAGCACGCTGGCGCCGGTCGTCCCGGACCGGTCGGCGTAGGACCAGACCGGGAAGACCAGCGCGGCCAGGGTCGCGGTCAGGCCGATGACGATGACGCCGGTGCCACTGACTATGCCTCGGCCCTTTACGGGTGGTCGCGGTCGCATGGGGTGCCTCCTGTTACGGCACCGCACGTGAGTGTGCTTTTCGTGCGCCTCTCGTGCGGGACCGCAATATTACTGTGGAGTCACTGTCACCTTCCAAGGCCCCTGGTCGGCGCCGCCTGAACCCCTCAACGGCGCAGCAGCACCCGCCGGGTGGCACGCGCGAGCCGGACCGCCGGCCGCGTCGAACGCGGGGCGGGCCCCGACCGCTCCAGCCACCACTCCCGCACCTCCCGCCGCACCTCCGCGTCCTTTGGCCCGCCCGACAGCAGCAGCTGCCCCGCGAAGTCCAGCGCGTCACGCCGGTAACCGCCGGTCATCGGGTGCGAGTGCGCGTACGCGAGGAAGGCCGGCCGGTACAACTCCCCGAGAATCTCCGGCAGTTCGGGCGCCACCTTCGCCACGACATCGGCCCGCTTCACCCCGAGCGCCCGCGCCTGCACACCGAGCCGCACCCGGTCGAACCCGTCGGGGACGGGAGTCCCGGCGACCAGGGCGGAGAGGAGGGCGGTCTGGGCGAGGCCGAGGCGCTGACGGGCGGCGGCGGTGGCCTCGTGCGCGGGTGCCGTCTTCGATGCCTCTACGGCGCTGATCGTCTGCCCTTCCCGCGAAGGCGCCCCGCGCGCGGCCGACCGTGCCCACCCCTTGGTCAGCGCCCCCTGAATCGCCTCCAACTCCCGCTCCAGCACGGCCGGTTCGGGGAAGTTGTCGTCACGCTCCAGCAGCACCCCGGGCGGGGAGACGCGGGACGCGAGGTCGGTCAGGATGGCGAGGACCGGCGCGGGGACCGGGTGCGCGTGGGTGTCGTGCCAGACGCCGTCGCGTTCGATGCCGCCCGCGACGTGGACGTAGGCGATGGCCTCGACGGGGAGTTCGGCGAGGGCCTTGGCCGGGTCCTCGCCGCGGTTGACGTGGTTGGTGTGCAGGTTGGCGACGTCGATGAGGAGCCGTACGCCGGTGCGGTCGGCCAGTTCGTAGAGGAACTGTCCCTCGGTCATCTCCTCGCCCGGCCAGGCGAGCAGCGCGGCGATGTTCTCGACCGCGAGGGGTACGGGCAGTGCGGCCTGGGCGATGCGGATGTTCTCGCAGAGCACGTCGAGGGCGTCGCGGGTGCGCGGTACGGGCAGCAGGTGGCCGGCTTCCAGGAGCGGGGAGGCGGTCAGCGGGCCGCCCGCGCGGACGAACGCGATGTGCTCGGTGACCAGCGGCGCGCCCAGCGCCTCGGCCCGCTCGGCGAGCGCCGTCAGTCTGCCCTCGTCCGGGCGGTCGGCGCCGCCGAGGCCGAGGGAGACGCCGTGCGGGATGACCGTCACTCCGCGCTCGCGCAGCCGTAGCAGGGAGTCGGGGAGGTGGCCGGGGCAGACGTTCTCGGCCACGGCCTCGACCCAGTCGATGCCCGGCATGCGTTCCACGGCGTCCGCGATCTCCGGCCGCCAGCCGATGCCCGTTCCCAGTCGCTCCATCGTCCGTCCCCCCGTTCTCCGTGCAGGTCATGAACTCCACAAGTCCGCTGTCCGGTGTGACGGGGGTATCGCCCACGGGCAAGGCCCCGAACCTCGGCCGCGTCACTTTCAGAGCAACATTTGAGGTTCGGGGCCAGGACTTCGGGGCCGGGACCCGGGCGGCCGAGGGGGCCCTAACCCAGGACGCCGTTCGAGTCGACCGGATCCGGGCGGCCGGTGTTGACCGTGCCCGGTGCGGCCGGGGACGGCCGGGAGGTG
The nucleotide sequence above comes from Streptomyces sp. N50. Encoded proteins:
- a CDS encoding DUF4349 domain-containing protein, with the translated sequence MRARLSVRPVQALAGLLLASALALAGCSGGASEKSASDSGAGAKAVAPDAAQQEGASGSGNARNTKALPKLTASSIIRTASLSVRVKDVPKALDEARTTTENAGGFVGNESTTRDGQGHERTRVVLRVPSDKYDEVLADLEGAGKLLSRTAKAQDVTDQVVDVDSRIASQRASVARVRELMDRATKLSDVVELEGELSTRESDLEALLAQQSSLKDRTSLATITLSLSQTPVAKPAAKDDSPGFVDAVAGGWHVFVTMLRWIALSLGAVLPFAAVAALALFVWLRLVRPRRAAAVPAATGVGPLPEARPVRPEGEGGQD
- the hemG gene encoding protoporphyrinogen oxidase — protein: MREVETRTGTGHVVVIGAGIGGLAAAHRLLDRGVRVTVVEASDRVGGKLLPGEIAGARVDLGAESMLARRPEAVALAREVGLTDRLQAPATATASIWTRGALRPMPKGHVMGVPGTASALSGVLSDEGLHRIERDADLPRTEVGDDVAVGEYVAARLGREVVDRLVEPLLGGVYAGDAYRISMRSAVPQLYQAAKTHDSLTEAVRGIQERAAAAQQTGPVFMGIQGGVGQLPLAVAESARARGAEILTGTPVTELRRSGTSGWRVVAGDRVLEADGVIVAVPAPVAAELLRPEAPGAAAELSAVEYASMALITFAYRRADTELPEGSGFLVPPVDGRTIKASTFASQKWGWIADENPDVLVLRTSVGRYGETTILERDDTGLVDVSRHDLREATGLDAEPLATRVTRWTDGLPQYPVGHHARVTRIREHVGKLPGLAVCGAAYDGVGIPATIASAYAAVERLTGDPVPSASGGAGE
- the hemQ gene encoding hydrogen peroxide-dependent heme synthase, which translates into the protein MSDDAPTTEPGRIPNKGKLAKDLNEVIRYTLWSVFKLKDVLPEDRAGYADEVQELFDQLAAKDVTVRGTYDVSGLRADADLMIWWHAETADQLQEAYNLFRRTKLGRALDPVWSNMALHRPAEFNRSHIPAFLADETPRNYISVYPFVRSYDWYLLPDEDRRRMLADHGKMARGYPDVRANTVASFSLGDYEWLLAFEADELYRIVDLMRHLRASEARMHVREEVPFYTGRRKDIGELVAGLA
- a CDS encoding alpha/beta hydrolase, whose product is MRAAALYSAAGSLLLTTLAAAPATGAPGAAESTGTALAAAHARAAGITFGKCPDAQDLPGTMECGTVSVPLDYAHPDGKQIKLTVSRARATHKDPHNSKRRVPGQGSLVYNPGGPGASGLYFPLIGMLPEWKRIASAYDLVGYAPRGVDKSAPLSCEDPKHFFKAPSQSPTYPSESYKKERIAEAKSYARGCAKRSGSKLRFYTSLNNARDLDVLRAALGEDRLTFMGASYGTYFGALYATLFPTHVRRMVFDSAVNPDPEQIWYRNNLDQSAAFEGRWTDFREWIARHDDVYGLGDTADKVLGNYRKAEARLAEKPAGGKVGPAQLQGAILSAGYYDDYWPHSAAALSAYLKGDPKPLIQQAGPTPGAAVEAENGNAVYTAVECNDAAWPTDWQTWDRDNTRLARVAPFETWDNVWMNLPCAYWPEPRQQPLDVRTGPGELPPVLIMAAERDAATPYSGALELQQRLSDSVLVTERDAGTHGIAGGSNKCVNGYLDAYLLEGRLPERRAACAPHAEPKAARPGSS
- a CDS encoding TIGR04222 domain-containing membrane protein, which gives rise to MFWVLLLLLAWAVAGTACTRLCLAAVRAAAVDTDDAGTGHDLTLYEAAFLSGGPARVADLTLVSMARQHRLLLAHTGWATVVDPRGRDAIERSVIGAIGPEGQSRIGPVRATAAATDAVRDVADRLVDAGLAVPDGSSTTVASGVRQVRGAALVVLVLGATALLTPGAEMPRGLVALWFALPLALTLSCLAIARVEVHPYSRWASPAGQRLLGTLARHAGSGDDRTYLTSVAVRGIRAVGEPDLRAAFAHREQYEWRR
- a CDS encoding DUF4142 domain-containing protein: MRPRPPVKGRGIVSGTGVIVIGLTATLAALVFPVWSYADRSGTTGASVLSDQTVTTQYGPLSALDRDFVTRVRLAGLWELPAGQQAEEKGTTAAVRTAGQHLIDGHTFLDERVRDVAARLGVPLPNQPNAQQQQWLATLNAAQGVDFDRKFANILRLAHGKVFTVVAQVRATTQNSLVRALADDANTTVLDHIKVLEATGYVDFGALARDMAASSSPVPSVSAAADPGQVVPLAPSVSPTYTLPPAASAPPPSAQP
- a CDS encoding DUF692 domain-containing protein, whose amino-acid sequence is MERLGTGIGWRPEIADAVERMPGIDWVEAVAENVCPGHLPDSLLRLRERGVTVIPHGVSLGLGGADRPDEGRLTALAERAEALGAPLVTEHIAFVRAGGPLTASPLLEAGHLLPVPRTRDALDVLCENIRIAQAALPVPLAVENIAALLAWPGEEMTEGQFLYELADRTGVRLLIDVANLHTNHVNRGEDPAKALAELPVEAIAYVHVAGGIERDGVWHDTHAHPVPAPVLAILTDLASRVSPPGVLLERDDNFPEPAVLERELEAIQGALTKGWARSAARGAPSREGQTISAVEASKTAPAHEATAAARQRLGLAQTALLSALVAGTPVPDGFDRVRLGVQARALGVKRADVVAKVAPELPEILGELYRPAFLAYAHSHPMTGGYRRDALDFAGQLLLSGGPKDAEVRREVREWWLERSGPAPRSTRPAVRLARATRRVLLRR